The following proteins are encoded in a genomic region of Desulfuromonadaceae bacterium:
- a CDS encoding homocysteine S-methyltransferase family protein, with translation MSRFLEAMAERVLVLDGAMGTMLQARGLEPGQSPEELNLTRPEVVAAVHSLYAAAGADILVTNTFGGSRVKLAHYGLDDRVAEINRAGVEIARRAGGEGVLVGASIGPTGLFVAPVGETAFTAMVEIFAEQVRAFAAAGADLISLETFLDIRELKAALVACKEYSTLPVVAMMTFEDNGRSVLGTSPEAAIVTLDALGADVIGSNCGLGPDGIYDVLSKMRTVSARPLISQANAGLPVLRDGETIFPASPEEMTVYHQRMIALGVRVIGGCCGTTPDHIRAIKIALTPLDQHWVAPPRTTCYLSSRTAVTALGAAAPCAIIGERINPTGKKGYSAELHEGKTAYVRREGKEQSACGATLLDVNCGAPGVDEPLALERAVFALGGAVATPLVLDSSDPTALERGLQAADGKVLINSVSGEEKSLAKILPLARKYGAAIIGLALDEQGIPETAAGRLAVARKIKERALAEGIPAADIVIDCLTLTVSAEQKRAVETLKAIRRVRAELDLSTVLGVSNISFGLPARPILSASFFAMALEAGLDAAIINPKDARMMDAFRAAMVLLGKDIDSSAYIAHYADALVAPPTNLGDAPAAIREQLAQAIIGGDEEGIVALVEQALGDGLKPLEISNEGLLPGLEEVGRRFGSGQVFLPQVMRSAETMHRAFARIKEAMQGEDMPSRGRILMATVEGDIHDIGKNIVCTLLENHGFEVIDLGKNVAADRIVAAAQEHAVDAVGLSALMTTTIAQMDVVVERLRAAGVEVFTMIGGAVVSQDYAERIGADLYARDALEAVAKVKKLLEHRG, from the coding sequence ATGAGCCGATTTCTGGAAGCAATGGCAGAACGGGTTCTGGTCCTCGATGGCGCGATGGGAACGATGTTGCAGGCCCGTGGTCTGGAACCCGGTCAGAGCCCCGAGGAACTGAACCTGACCAGACCGGAGGTCGTTGCCGCGGTCCACAGCCTGTATGCCGCAGCCGGTGCGGATATTCTGGTAACGAATACCTTTGGTGGCAGTCGGGTGAAGCTGGCCCATTACGGGCTGGACGACCGGGTCGCCGAGATCAATCGCGCCGGAGTGGAGATTGCCCGCCGCGCGGGGGGTGAAGGGGTGCTGGTGGGGGCTTCGATCGGTCCGACCGGGCTCTTCGTCGCGCCGGTCGGCGAGACCGCCTTTACTGCGATGGTCGAGATCTTTGCCGAGCAGGTGCGCGCTTTTGCCGCGGCGGGAGCCGATCTGATCAGCCTCGAAACGTTTCTTGATATCCGTGAGCTGAAGGCCGCCCTGGTCGCGTGTAAGGAATACTCGACCCTGCCAGTCGTTGCGATGATGACGTTTGAGGATAATGGCCGGTCGGTACTCGGCACCTCACCGGAGGCGGCCATTGTCACCCTCGATGCTCTCGGTGCGGACGTCATCGGCTCGAACTGCGGCCTCGGGCCGGACGGAATTTATGACGTACTCAGCAAGATGCGCACCGTCAGTGCACGTCCGTTGATCTCGCAGGCGAACGCGGGGTTGCCTGTACTTCGCGATGGCGAAACAATTTTCCCGGCCTCGCCGGAAGAGATGACGGTCTATCACCAGCGCATGATCGCCCTGGGGGTACGGGTTATCGGCGGTTGCTGCGGAACCACTCCGGACCATATTCGCGCCATCAAAATTGCTTTGACCCCTCTTGACCAGCACTGGGTTGCGCCGCCGCGCACAACCTGCTACCTGTCCAGCCGGACCGCCGTGACAGCACTCGGTGCGGCGGCGCCCTGCGCGATCATCGGTGAGCGGATCAACCCGACCGGAAAAAAAGGGTACAGTGCCGAGTTGCACGAAGGAAAAACTGCCTACGTGCGGCGTGAAGGGAAGGAACAGAGCGCCTGCGGGGCAACCCTGCTCGATGTCAATTGCGGTGCGCCGGGGGTTGATGAACCGCTGGCGTTGGAGCGCGCGGTCTTTGCGCTGGGCGGCGCAGTGGCGACCCCGCTGGTCCTTGATTCTTCCGACCCGACGGCGCTCGAACGGGGCTTGCAGGCCGCCGATGGCAAGGTGCTGATCAATTCCGTGAGTGGTGAAGAGAAAAGTCTCGCGAAAATTCTGCCGCTGGCGCGCAAATACGGTGCCGCAATCATCGGCCTGGCGCTTGATGAGCAGGGGATTCCGGAGACCGCCGCCGGTCGTCTGGCGGTAGCCCGCAAGATCAAGGAACGGGCGCTGGCCGAAGGTATTCCCGCCGCGGATATCGTCATCGATTGCTTGACCCTGACCGTTTCCGCGGAACAGAAGCGGGCGGTGGAAACGTTAAAGGCTATTCGCCGGGTGCGTGCCGAGCTTGATTTGTCGACGGTTCTGGGGGTGAGTAATATTTCCTTCGGCCTTCCCGCGCGACCGATCCTTTCGGCGAGTTTTTTTGCCATGGCACTGGAGGCGGGACTTGATGCCGCAATCATCAACCCGAAAGATGCACGCATGATGGATGCCTTTCGCGCGGCGATGGTGCTGCTCGGCAAGGATATCGATTCCAGCGCCTATATTGCCCACTATGCTGATGCCCTTGTCGCGCCGCCGACAAACCTGGGTGATGCCCCGGCAGCGATTCGTGAACAACTGGCGCAGGCCATCATCGGCGGTGATGAAGAGGGGATTGTCGCGCTGGTCGAGCAGGCTCTTGGGGACGGGTTGAAGCCGCTTGAAATCAGCAATGAAGGGTTGCTCCCCGGTCTCGAAGAGGTGGGACGGCGGTTTGGCAGCGGCCAGGTGTTTCTGCCCCAGGTGATGCGTTCCGCAGAGACCATGCACCGCGCCTTTGCGCGCATCAAGGAAGCAATGCAGGGTGAGGACATGCCCAGCCGCGGACGCATCCTGATGGCAACGGTTGAAGGGGATATCCATGACATCGGCAAGAATATTGTGTGTACTTTGCTCGAAAATCACGGCTTCGAGGTGATCGATCTGGGGAAGAACGTTGCTGCCGACCGGATTGTTGCCGCGGCACAGGAGCACGCTGTCGATGCGGTTGGTCTCTCCGCCCTGATGACCACGACGATTGCGCAGATGGACGTGGTGGTTGAGCGGTTACGGGCTGCCGGGGTCGAGGTGTTCACCATGATCGGCGGGGCGGTTGTTTCCCAGGATTATGCAGAGCGGATCGGCGCCGATCTGTATGCCCGCGATGCCCTTGAGGCGGTTGCCAAGGTAAAAAAACTGCTGGAACATCGGGGCTGA
- a CDS encoding anaerobic ribonucleoside-triphosphate reductase has protein sequence MPTKCKEKTEVYSRVCGFFRPVQQWNKGKKEEFKERKEFTVSAERE, from the coding sequence ATGCCCACCAAATGTAAGGAAAAAACGGAAGTTTACTCGCGGGTCTGCGGTTTTTTCAGGCCGGTGCAGCAGTGGAACAAGGGGAAAAAAGAAGAGTTCAAAGAGCGCAAGGAGTTCACGGTCAGTGCGGAACGGGAGTAA
- a CDS encoding GerMN domain-containing protein gives MAKEKTPLRSLLTSRRRNGPFLIVILAIAALALWGWLRLSPPAAPPVPPVDTVKALPEHELILYFATPAGRLSAEPRLLPQDVNDSVNLCGVVAALIAGPVNPELLRVLPESARLLQLELHESVAMLDFSREFIAAHPGGSVSELLTVYALVDSLAVNFPYVRQIRILVEGNDVETIKGHVDLRRPIAVDFSYVENSADAVSTDAVGELIEKHGGGETR, from the coding sequence ATGGCCAAAGAAAAAACACCATTGCGGTCTCTGCTCACCTCCCGGCGGCGTAATGGACCGTTCTTGATCGTCATCCTCGCCATTGCCGCGCTCGCACTCTGGGGGTGGCTCCGCCTGTCTCCGCCCGCTGCCCCGCCGGTACCTCCGGTTGACACCGTCAAGGCACTGCCCGAACATGAATTAATCCTCTATTTTGCTACCCCCGCAGGGAGGCTGAGCGCTGAACCCCGGCTGTTACCGCAAGATGTGAATGATAGCGTGAACCTGTGCGGCGTCGTCGCGGCGCTGATTGCCGGTCCGGTGAATCCGGAGTTGTTACGCGTGCTGCCGGAAAGCGCCCGTCTGCTCCAGCTGGAACTGCACGAGAGTGTGGCCATGCTCGATTTCAGCCGGGAGTTTATCGCCGCGCATCCCGGGGGGTCGGTCAGTGAACTGTTGACGGTTTATGCCCTGGTTGATTCATTGGCGGTCAATTTTCCCTATGTTCGCCAGATCCGTATTCTGGTTGAAGGGAATGATGTTGAAACAATTAAGGGGCATGTTGACCTGCGGCGGCCGATTGCGGTCGATTTCAGCTATGTTGAAAATTCCGCCGACGCCGTTTCTACCGACGCGGTTGGCGAATTAATCGAAAAACACGGCGGAGGAGAAACGCGATGA
- a CDS encoding HAMP domain-containing protein — translation MFFNSLISRIIILNILLLSTVIGAFTLFQVRREQVHLVAATKENTELLLSTVEKSIFNSMRLGNSDDVQTVLEMVGRNHRLAGIKIFHPDGTILKSSRPWEIGSRVDANAFSLFHNGRTEGIFHVDGEDILGIIKPIYTDMRCYQCHGPGRKVVGVLNLNFSLADTTSKLRESSQYLLLSTALVVILLSVGVSFILLRFVRRPMQLIADNMAKVEAGDLGVRMKPKYSDEMGSLMRSFNSMVINLERVQHELEQYHYKQMARADRLASVGEMATGLAHEIRNPLAGISGAVSVLADDFAADDPRREIVRQVLEQIDRLNKTVTDLLYFGKPGKPELTHVNINELVNNTMFFLNQHPGTHKVHRLKDLAHGLPPLLIDEKQIQQVLFNVLINGIQAMPNGGTLSVRTLLAESTSGKVVRIEIEDTGSGIAAGQLDKIFTPFYTSKTQGTGLGLPICRQLLEQHDGAIWADSKVGEGTTFILELPANSGTLTFKEEE, via the coding sequence TTGTTTTTCAACAGCCTGATCAGTCGCATTATTATTCTTAACATATTGCTCTTGTCGACAGTTATCGGAGCCTTTACTCTTTTTCAGGTCCGTCGTGAGCAGGTGCATCTGGTCGCGGCCACCAAAGAGAATACCGAACTGTTGCTGTCGACAGTTGAAAAGTCGATTTTCAATTCCATGCGCCTCGGCAACAGCGACGATGTGCAAACCGTGCTGGAGATGGTTGGCCGCAACCACCGTCTTGCCGGGATCAAGATTTTTCACCCCGACGGGACAATTCTCAAATCATCGCGCCCCTGGGAGATCGGCTCGCGGGTCGATGCCAATGCTTTCTCCCTGTTCCACAATGGACGCACCGAGGGGATCTTTCATGTCGATGGCGAAGATATTCTCGGCATTATCAAGCCCATCTACACCGATATGCGCTGTTATCAGTGCCACGGTCCGGGGCGCAAAGTTGTCGGGGTGCTCAATCTCAACTTTTCGCTCGCCGACACCACCAGCAAGCTTCGTGAGTCGTCACAATATCTGCTCCTGTCAACCGCTCTGGTCGTTATCCTCCTGTCGGTAGGGGTTTCCTTTATTCTGTTGCGTTTTGTCAGACGCCCGATGCAGCTGATTGCCGACAACATGGCCAAGGTCGAGGCAGGTGATCTTGGCGTGCGTATGAAACCGAAATATTCCGACGAGATGGGCAGCCTGATGCGCAGCTTCAATTCGATGGTGATTAACCTCGAACGGGTGCAGCACGAACTGGAACAGTACCACTACAAACAGATGGCACGCGCCGATCGTCTGGCTTCGGTCGGGGAAATGGCGACCGGGCTGGCGCACGAAATCAGGAACCCGCTCGCCGGTATCAGCGGCGCGGTGTCGGTATTGGCAGATGACTTTGCAGCTGACGACCCACGGCGGGAGATCGTTCGCCAGGTTCTTGAGCAGATCGACCGACTGAACAAAACAGTCACCGATCTGCTTTACTTCGGCAAGCCGGGGAAGCCGGAGTTGACGCATGTGAATATCAATGAACTGGTCAACAACACCATGTTCTTTTTGAACCAGCACCCCGGCACCCACAAGGTTCATCGTCTCAAGGACCTGGCTCACGGTCTGCCGCCGCTGCTGATCGATGAAAAACAGATTCAGCAAGTGTTGTTCAACGTCCTGATTAACGGCATTCAGGCGATGCCGAACGGTGGCACCTTGAGTGTGCGAACGTTGTTGGCTGAATCGACAAGCGGCAAGGTGGTGCGGATTGAAATCGAGGATACCGGCAGCGGGATCGCGGCAGGTCAACTTGACAAAATATTTACCCCATTCTATACATCCAAGACGCAAGGGACGGGGCTTGGCTTGCCCATTTGCCGCCAGTTACTCGAACAACACGACGGTGCAATCTGGGCTGACAGCAAGGTGGGTGAGGGGACGACATTCATTCTTGAGCTGCCCGCTAATTCCGGGACGCTGACGTTTAAGGAAGAGGAATAA
- a CDS encoding cytochrome c, producing the protein MSIKKRDWLFVALIIIVVGFFIAISGEEKTTKVPRDETHLKFQSMVEQDGKKATEKFCKECHNPDQIALSAAHPPPFRCLFCHKF; encoded by the coding sequence ATGTCCATAAAAAAACGCGACTGGCTTTTTGTCGCCCTGATCATCATCGTCGTCGGTTTTTTCATCGCCATCTCCGGCGAAGAAAAAACCACCAAAGTTCCCCGCGATGAAACGCACCTCAAATTCCAGTCAATGGTTGAACAGGACGGAAAAAAAGCCACCGAAAAATTCTGCAAAGAGTGCCACAACCCTGACCAGATCGCTCTCTCGGCGGCACATCCGCCACCATTTCGCTGCCTTTTCTGTCACAAGTTCTGA
- a CDS encoding transketolase, whose protein sequence is MSDDALLRTLEEQARSLRVEILKMLNTAGSGHTGGSLSAIDVLTALYFQRLRHDPTNPAWPERDRFVLSKGHAAPALYACLAAAGYFPREDLQTLRRLGSHLQGHPDMNKTPGVDVCTGSLGQGISQAVGLALANRLAGRNSRTYVLLGDGEMQEGQVWEAALAAAHYRLDNLCAIVDQNGLQIDGNVADVMNIAPLGAKFLAFNWHVVEVDGHDFAALIQAFDAAEQTAGQPTMIVARTVKGKGVPFFEHKASYHGVTPSDDELERALEHLGHA, encoded by the coding sequence ATGAGCGACGACGCGCTGTTGCGCACGCTGGAAGAGCAGGCCCGTAGTTTGAGGGTTGAAATTTTAAAGATGTTGAACACCGCCGGGTCGGGACACACCGGCGGCAGTCTGTCGGCCATTGATGTGCTGACGGCGCTCTATTTCCAGCGGCTGCGACACGATCCGACCAACCCCGCATGGCCTGAGCGGGATCGCTTTGTGCTCTCCAAAGGGCACGCTGCTCCAGCCCTCTATGCCTGTCTGGCCGCCGCCGGATATTTCCCGCGTGAGGATCTGCAAACGTTGCGCCGCCTCGGCAGCCATCTGCAAGGGCATCCCGACATGAACAAGACTCCTGGCGTTGATGTCTGTACCGGTTCGCTGGGGCAGGGGATCTCCCAGGCGGTTGGGCTGGCACTCGCAAACCGTCTTGCCGGGCGCAACTCGCGCACCTATGTGCTGCTCGGGGATGGCGAAATGCAGGAAGGTCAGGTCTGGGAGGCCGCGCTGGCCGCCGCGCATTATCGGCTCGACAACCTCTGTGCGATTGTCGATCAAAATGGTTTGCAGATCGACGGCAATGTCGCTGACGTGATGAACATCGCGCCGCTCGGCGCGAAATTTCTCGCCTTCAACTGGCACGTTGTGGAGGTTGACGGACATGATTTTGCCGCGCTTATACAGGCATTCGACGCAGCGGAACAGACCGCCGGTCAGCCAACCATGATTGTCGCGCGGACAGTCAAGGGGAAAGGCGTGCCGTTTTTTGAGCACAAGGCCAGCTACCATGGCGTCACGCCGTCCGATGACGAGCTTGAACGGGCGCTTGAGCATCTTGGCCACGCCTGA
- a CDS encoding anaerobic ribonucleoside-triphosphate reductase activating protein: MTIKGFQGTSLLDFPGRIAALVFYGGCNLRCPYCHNPQLIDAPDELPDYPEDELLNNLRRRRKFIDGVVISGGEPTLAPGLLPLLREIRALGLQIKLDTNGLRPAVLKAALAEGLLDYVAVDLKTLPERYGELGGEGGDIQSFAGGVTMLMASGVDYEFRTTCVPGWIDAETIDTLGKTINGARRWALQQFVPEHALDAQWHAVAAYPAARLQELAQRAEPYAAEVLLRGL, from the coding sequence TTGACAATCAAAGGTTTTCAAGGCACCAGTCTGCTCGACTTTCCGGGGCGGATTGCCGCGCTGGTTTTTTATGGCGGGTGCAATCTGCGTTGTCCTTACTGCCATAATCCACAACTGATTGATGCGCCGGATGAACTCCCCGACTACCCCGAGGATGAGCTGCTGAACAATTTGCGCCGGCGGCGCAAGTTTATTGACGGGGTTGTCATTTCCGGTGGGGAGCCAACGCTGGCGCCAGGTCTGTTGCCACTGTTGCGCGAAATTCGTGCGTTGGGGTTGCAGATCAAGCTCGACACCAACGGCTTGCGCCCGGCGGTGCTGAAAGCGGCGCTGGCGGAAGGGTTGCTGGACTATGTCGCCGTCGATCTGAAAACGCTCCCCGAGCGTTATGGCGAACTTGGTGGTGAGGGGGGTGACATTCAGTCCTTTGCGGGAGGGGTAACAATGCTGATGGCGTCCGGGGTCGATTATGAATTTCGCACCACCTGTGTTCCCGGCTGGATCGATGCAGAGACAATTGACACCCTCGGTAAAACAATCAACGGGGCACGGCGCTGGGCGTTGCAGCAATTTGTACCGGAACACGCGCTCGATGCGCAGTGGCATGCTGTCGCGGCGTATCCGGCCGCGCGGCTTCAGGAGTTGGCGCAACGGGCGGAACCCTATGCTGCGGAGGTGTTACTTCGCGGTTTATAA
- a CDS encoding sigma-54 dependent transcriptional regulator produces the protein MRGQKILVVDDEQLIRWSLEQNLKKQGYEVTTAASGEEALKMVREDPPDLMLLDIQLPGMNGIEVLEKVKELETDVLVIMVTALGVVETAVKAMRLGAYDYVNKPFNLDELAIVIKKALETGELKREVAHLRSEQTKRYGKNNLVGTSRHMQNVMSMVDKVAKSDASTVLIQGESGTGKELIAKAIHYESARADRPFMAINCAAVPETLLESELMGHEKGAFTDARNQKKGLFEISDGGTIFLDEIGDMELGMQAKLLRVLEERAFRRVGGVKDIQIDVRIVSATNKDLLKAIEEKTFRNDLYYRLQVIPIYLPPLRERKEDILTLVKHFIDYYNHEFGKSVKGVSKMAEKFLVEYAWPGNVRELKNIIERAIILESDETLMLEHLPQEIIAKTSGGGGNLVNFRLPPEGIDIEDVERELIRQALESSEGNQSKAAKKLTLGIDAFRYRMKKFGFM, from the coding sequence GTGCGCGGACAGAAAATTCTGGTTGTTGATGACGAACAGTTGATTCGCTGGTCACTGGAACAGAATCTGAAAAAACAGGGGTACGAGGTAACCACCGCAGCCAGCGGCGAAGAAGCCTTGAAAATGGTGCGTGAAGATCCTCCAGACCTGATGTTGCTCGATATCCAGCTGCCCGGCATGAACGGTATCGAGGTTCTTGAAAAGGTCAAGGAGCTGGAAACCGACGTGCTGGTGATCATGGTGACAGCGCTGGGGGTGGTGGAAACCGCCGTCAAGGCGATGCGTCTGGGGGCGTATGACTATGTCAACAAACCGTTTAACCTTGACGAGCTGGCGATTGTTATCAAGAAAGCCCTTGAAACCGGCGAATTGAAACGGGAAGTCGCCCACCTGCGCTCCGAGCAAACCAAACGTTACGGCAAAAACAATCTGGTCGGCACGAGTCGGCATATGCAGAACGTGATGTCGATGGTTGACAAGGTTGCCAAAAGTGATGCCAGTACCGTGCTGATTCAAGGGGAGAGCGGAACCGGCAAGGAATTGATCGCCAAGGCGATTCACTACGAAAGTGCGCGCGCCGACAGACCGTTCATGGCGATCAATTGTGCCGCAGTCCCCGAAACACTTCTGGAAAGTGAATTGATGGGGCACGAAAAAGGGGCCTTTACCGACGCCCGGAATCAGAAAAAAGGGCTCTTTGAGATCAGTGACGGTGGCACCATCTTCCTCGACGAAATTGGCGACATGGAGTTGGGGATGCAGGCCAAATTATTGCGGGTTCTCGAAGAGAGAGCCTTTCGGCGCGTCGGCGGAGTCAAGGATATTCAGATCGATGTGCGTATCGTTTCAGCGACCAACAAAGACCTGCTCAAGGCTATCGAAGAAAAAACATTTCGTAACGACCTCTATTACCGTTTGCAAGTTATCCCGATCTATCTGCCGCCGTTGCGTGAACGCAAGGAAGACATCCTGACCCTGGTGAAACATTTCATCGATTACTATAATCATGAGTTCGGCAAGAGTGTCAAAGGTGTCTCCAAAATGGCCGAAAAGTTTCTGGTCGAGTATGCCTGGCCGGGGAATGTCCGTGAATTGAAAAACATCATTGAGCGGGCCATTATTCTGGAGAGTGATGAAACGCTGATGCTGGAGCATCTGCCCCAGGAAATTATCGCCAAAACCTCCGGCGGCGGAGGCAATCTGGTGAATTTTCGCCTGCCGCCGGAGGGGATCGATATTGAAGATGTTGAACGGGAGCTGATCCGTCAGGCCCTGGAGTCATCTGAAGGGAATCAGTCGAAAGCGGCAAAGAAACTGACTCTTGGCATCGATGCCTTTCGCTATCGCATGAAAAAGTTCGGTTTCATGTAA
- the murI gene encoding glutamate racemase, translating into MAKRAVGVFDSGVGGLTVLKAIRQLLPQEDLIYLGDTARVPYGSKSAHRVLQYSLEAGDFLHRHGVKMLVVACNTASSVALPALVDRFHLPVVGVIEPGARRACEVSRTRKVAVIGTEGTIRSGAYEQTLKSLDEALIVYSVACPLFVPLAEEGWTTHPVTRMTAVEYLAPLCGDGVDTLVLGCTHYPLLKKTLQEVVGEKITLVDSAQETARRVAAILAANKQLRTTPGTGTTRFCVTDTPERFQRVGGAFFGAGLANVTHVELAHLDDKSEITE; encoded by the coding sequence ATGGCAAAGCGGGCGGTCGGAGTTTTTGATTCAGGGGTCGGAGGGTTGACGGTCCTCAAGGCGATCCGGCAACTGCTGCCGCAGGAAGACCTGATCTACCTCGGTGATACCGCCCGCGTTCCCTACGGGTCCAAAAGCGCGCACCGGGTGTTGCAATATTCGCTGGAAGCTGGTGATTTTCTCCATCGACACGGGGTGAAAATGCTCGTGGTGGCCTGCAATACGGCCTCGTCAGTGGCCCTGCCAGCGCTGGTGGACCGCTTTCATCTCCCGGTCGTCGGGGTGATCGAGCCGGGCGCGCGGCGTGCCTGTGAGGTCAGCCGCACCCGCAAGGTTGCGGTGATCGGGACGGAGGGAACGATCCGCAGTGGCGCTTACGAACAGACCCTCAAATCTTTGGATGAGGCACTGATCGTTTACAGTGTCGCCTGTCCGCTCTTTGTGCCGCTGGCGGAAGAGGGCTGGACCACTCACCCGGTGACCCGCATGACGGCAGTGGAATATCTGGCACCGCTGTGTGGTGATGGTGTCGATACGCTGGTTCTCGGTTGCACCCACTACCCGTTATTAAAAAAGACCCTGCAAGAGGTGGTCGGGGAGAAGATCACCCTGGTCGATTCGGCGCAAGAAACTGCACGCCGGGTCGCGGCAATCCTGGCGGCCAACAAGCAGCTGCGGACCACGCCGGGGACGGGGACCACGCGGTTTTGCGTTACCGATACCCCGGAGCGTTTTCAGCGCGTCGGTGGCGCGTTCTTTGGCGCCGGGCTGGCCAATGTGACCCATGTCGAACTGGCTCATCTCGATGACAAAAGCGAAATAACGGAGTAG
- a CDS encoding transketolase family protein has protein sequence MSEQIATRDAYGKTLLELGRENERIVVLDADLSGSTKTAGFAREFPARFFNAGIAEANMVGMAAGLSAGGMIPFASTFAVFAAGRAFEQIRQSVAYPKMNVKIVATHGGITVGEDGGSHQSIEDLAIMRALPNMTVLCPADGPETAAAIRAAAACQGPIYMRLGRSKVPTIFPATATFAIGRGVTLRDGTDLTFMATGLMTARALAAAEILAAENISARVLHFASLKPFDSVLALQAARETKAVVTAEEHSVIGGLGGVVCETLAESCPVPVERVGLRDVFGQSGTGDELLLHYGLTAAHLVEAAERVMKRK, from the coding sequence GTGAGTGAACAGATCGCAACGCGAGATGCCTACGGTAAAACCTTACTGGAACTAGGCAGGGAGAACGAACGGATCGTTGTCCTCGATGCCGATCTTTCCGGCTCGACCAAGACGGCGGGATTTGCCAGGGAGTTCCCCGCGCGATTCTTTAATGCCGGGATTGCCGAAGCCAATATGGTGGGGATGGCGGCTGGATTGTCCGCCGGGGGAATGATTCCTTTTGCTTCTACTTTTGCGGTTTTTGCCGCCGGTCGCGCCTTCGAACAAATTCGTCAATCGGTCGCCTATCCAAAAATGAATGTCAAGATTGTGGCGACGCACGGCGGGATTACGGTCGGCGAAGATGGCGGTTCCCACCAGTCGATAGAAGATCTGGCGATCATGCGCGCGCTGCCGAACATGACCGTTTTGTGTCCGGCTGACGGGCCCGAAACCGCGGCCGCGATTCGCGCTGCTGCTGCTTGCCAGGGGCCGATCTATATGCGTCTCGGGCGCTCGAAGGTGCCGACGATCTTCCCCGCCACCGCCACGTTCGCCATCGGTCGCGGTGTCACCCTGCGCGACGGTACCGATCTGACCTTCATGGCCACCGGCTTGATGACGGCGCGGGCACTGGCTGCCGCTGAAATTCTTGCGGCTGAAAATATCTCGGCGCGAGTGCTCCACTTTGCCTCGCTCAAACCATTCGATAGCGTACTGGCACTCCAGGCCGCGCGGGAGACCAAAGCCGTGGTGACAGCGGAAGAACATTCGGTCATCGGCGGGCTCGGCGGGGTGGTTTGCGAGACCCTCGCCGAGAGCTGTCCGGTGCCGGTCGAACGGGTCGGTTTGCGCGATGTTTTCGGCCAGTCGGGCACTGGAGATGAATTGCTGTTGCACTACGGTTTAACCGCAGCACATCTGGTTGAAGCGGCCGAGCGCGTCATGAAACGTAAGTAA